In Aquificaceae bacterium, the sequence AAGAGGCTTCCTGAGCTCAAAAAGCTCAACGACTCCCTGCCAAGGGTTGTAAAGGACGGACATATAAGGGAGAACATAAAAAAGGAGAAGATTGATATTCTGGAGTTTCCCATACTTCAGTGCTGGCCAAAGGATGGAGGAAGATACATCACCTTTGGTCAGACGATTACAAAAGACCCTGAGAGCGGCATAAGAAACGTAGGGCTCTACCGCATACAGGTGCTTTCTCCTACAGAGCTTGCCCTCCACTGGCAGATTCACAAAGATGGAAACCACCACTACTGGAAGGCAAAAAGGCTGGGCAAGAAACTGGAGGTTGCCATAGCCATAGGCGGAGACCCTGTGCTCTCATACGTTGCCTCCGCACCTCTTCCACCAGAGGTGGACGAATACCTCTTTGCAGGTCTGATAAGGGAAGAGGGCGTGGAGCTCATAAAGGGCATTACCGTAGACATTGAGTATCCCGCCCATGCGGAGATGGTGATAGAGGGCTATGTGGACCCCTCTGAAGAGCTTGTAGATGAAGGTCCCTTTGGAGACCACACGGGCTTTTACACGCCTGTAGACAAGTATCCAAGGATGCACATCACCGCCATCCTGCACCGCAACAACCCCATCTACCTTGCCACCATAGTGGGAAAGCCCCCTCAGGAAGACAAATACATAGGCTGGGCTACAGAAAGAATCTTCCTTCCCCTTATCAAGTTTAACCTGCCTGAGGTGGTGGACTACTACCTGCCTGCGGAAGGCTGTTTTCATAACTTCTGCTTTGTATCCATAAAAAAACGCTATCCGGGGCATGCTTACAAGGTAGCCTACGCACTGCTGGGGCTTGGTCTTATGTCCCTCACAAAGCACATAGTGGTTTTTGACCAGGATATTGATGTGCACGACTTTGGACAGGTGCTCTGGGCATGGGGCAACAATGTGGACCCGGGGAGGGATGTGCTGATACTCAAAGGTCCCATAGATGTGCTGGACCACTCCACCAACGAGGTGGGCTTTGGTGGCAAAATCATAATAGATGCCACCACCAAGTGGAAGGAAGAGGGCTACACAAGGGAGTGGCCTGAGGTCATAGAGATGTCTGAGGATGTGAGAAAAAAGATAGACAGCCTGTGGCACAGGCTGGGACTATAAGAGCACTTCCCTTATGCCGAGCCTTCTTCTGTAGGCTTTTAGGGTATTCAGAAGCAGGGCGGTCACAGTCATGGGTCCAACTCCACCGGGCACAGGCGTTATGGCAGAGGCCTTTTCCTTTACCTCCTCAAAATCCACATCACCCACTATTCTGCCTTCAAGCCTTGAAATACCCACATCCACCACCACCGCACCCTCCTTTACCATGTGAGCCTTTATAAGGTGCGGCACGCCAGTGGCAGATATCAGGATGTCCGCCTGACGCGTATACTGGCTTATGTCCCTTGTGTGTATGTGGCAGACGCTCACAGTGGCATCCCTCCAGAGCATGAGGAGTGCCAGAGGCCTTCCCACAATAAAACCAGCACCCACTATAACCACATCCCTGCCCTTCACATCTATCCCATAGCTTTTCAGAAGCAGGTCTATGCCCAGAGGGGTGCAGGGAACAAAGCCATCCTCTATGCGTGCTACCAGCCTTCCCATGTTTTCAGGGTGAAAACCATCCACATCCTTTCTGGGGCTTATGGCAAGGATTACCTCCTGCTGGTCTATATGTGGTGGCAGGGGAAGCTGGACAAGGATGCCATCCACCTGGTCCTCAGAATTGAGCTGAGCTATGAGCTCAAGAAGTTCCTGAGTGGTGGTATTTTCCGGCAGTTCATAGGAGAGAGACCTTATGCCCACCTTCTCACAGGCTTTTTTCTTGTTGCCCACATAGACCTTGCTTGCAGGGTCTTCTCCCACAAGAACAACCGCAAGAGTTGGAGGTCTGAAACCCTTTGCAGTATAGCCTTCAACCTCCCTGTGTATCTCTTCCCTTATCCTTTCTGAGAGTTCTTTACCGTCAAGTATGAGAGGAGTGCTCACTACCTTTTCCATTTTGTTCCCGCTGGTGTGTCTTCAAGCACTATACCAAGGT encodes:
- the folD gene encoding bifunctional methylenetetrahydrofolate dehydrogenase/methenyltetrahydrofolate cyclohydrolase FolD, producing MEKVVSTPLILDGKELSERIREEIHREVEGYTAKGFRPPTLAVVLVGEDPASKVYVGNKKKACEKVGIRSLSYELPENTTTQELLELIAQLNSEDQVDGILVQLPLPPHIDQQEVILAISPRKDVDGFHPENMGRLVARIEDGFVPCTPLGIDLLLKSYGIDVKGRDVVIVGAGFIVGRPLALLMLWRDATVSVCHIHTRDISQYTRQADILISATGVPHLIKAHMVKEGAVVVDVGISRLEGRIVGDVDFEEVKEKASAITPVPGGVGPMTVTALLLNTLKAYRRRLGIREVLL
- a CDS encoding menaquinone biosynthesis decarboxylase; protein product: MPYRDLRDFLKRLEKEGELARIGEPLSPILEITEVTDRVSKMPGGGKALLFERVEGYSVPVLTNLLGSEKRIKLALGYENLEDIGWKLYKLLRPEIPHTFLDKLKRLPELKKLNDSLPRVVKDGHIRENIKKEKIDILEFPILQCWPKDGGRYITFGQTITKDPESGIRNVGLYRIQVLSPTELALHWQIHKDGNHHYWKAKRLGKKLEVAIAIGGDPVLSYVASAPLPPEVDEYLFAGLIREEGVELIKGITVDIEYPAHAEMVIEGYVDPSEELVDEGPFGDHTGFYTPVDKYPRMHITAILHRNNPIYLATIVGKPPQEDKYIGWATERIFLPLIKFNLPEVVDYYLPAEGCFHNFCFVSIKKRYPGHAYKVAYALLGLGLMSLTKHIVVFDQDIDVHDFGQVLWAWGNNVDPGRDVLILKGPIDVLDHSTNEVGFGGKIIIDATTKWKEEGYTREWPEVIEMSEDVRKKIDSLWHRLGL